The following proteins are encoded in a genomic region of Ictalurus punctatus breed USDA103 chromosome 15, Coco_2.0, whole genome shotgun sequence:
- the LOC108275557 gene encoding fibronectin type III domain-containing protein 7 yields MGLRGVMLWVFLLGIVAQNVVQGNLTVSMYTVTSKTAVLSWTKYMGSSSYRLTASLRNSPNPSAFSIFSQNIVMGTINTLSSNTNYTFKLEALDSSMTVLAQASVDGYTAPDVPTITAASSKQSQSITVEFTQVSGASSYILRTETSKGAFVSETSVPGSPGTVSGLQPYTDYTLSVMSVNSGGSSQPSPSVQAKTVLAAPLLNSSSPTNSSIVVIWAPVPNATLYSISIIRDGSYQQSRLNTSNTNVTFSNLEAGTNYCIKANAWSPQSVPGDDYTICQITRPPTPQSIVLVSTAGNGVVGLSASWAPAQGANRYLAMSSAGLNCSSASTSCTLSPLSCGQIHYISVTAFNQAGPSQSSGSQRYISFPCPPEPVHVDDIGRGNCSLSWNPVSYVDYYTAFSKRDDGIEEMCNSTGTSCNFSCHCGYSYILSVFANNQAGASPPGPLLNQTTVPCCPTNVTVSRISWESLMITWIPVRGADMYKVQAVDSSKNTVLCNDTSPECVLSDLNCNTRYNVLVCPCNEEQGCNCSCNTPTQETAPCMPERVTVSPINSSSINVTWTSTNNAANYTVNVIGSAGGRLTCQSSTTFCQVNGLLCGSSYQVTSTASTAAGLSMPSYSVYFQTAPCCPATLSVTQVNQAMSNVTWSAAQGAQSFIASLNSSRGNAACHTTQTNCLIGCITCGTNHTVSLQAISSGGNKTVCTYHGFSTSVCCPSRIRLYTRLNNTLRVSWWSSSSSSNFTAQVTGGGRAYACSPAPGQSMCDVSEVTCGDVYTVIVAPINPDGTVVPFCPSRMYSVYCSGRDIGMVLYRGKRSLD; encoded by the exons ATGGGACTCAGAGGTGTGATGTTGTGGGTGTTTTTACTGGGAATTGTTGCACAG AATGTTGTCCAAG GTAACCTGACCGTCAGCATGTACACGGTCACCTCTAAAACCGCAGTGCTGAGCTGGACTAAATACATGGGCTCGTCTTCATACAGACTCACAGCGTCGCTTCGCAACTCTCCCAACCCGTCCGCCTTCAGCATCTTCAGCCAGAACATCGTCATGGGCACCATCAACACTCTGTCCTCCAACACCAACTACACTTTTAAGCTGGAGGCACTGGACAGCTCCATGACAGTGCTAGCTCAAGCCAGTGTGGACGGATACACTG CTCCTGACGTCCCCACCATCACAGCGGCTTCCTCCAAACAGAGCCAAAGCATCACAGTGGAGTTCACACAAGTCTCAGGTGCCTCCTCGTACATCCTGCGCACCGAGACCAGCAAGGGCGCCTTCGTATCAGAGACGTCTGTGCCTGGCTCTCCAGGGACGGTGTCCGGCTTGCAGCCTTACACCGACTACACCCTGAGCGTCATGTCCGTCAACAGCGGTGGCAGTAGCCAGCCTTCACCCTCGGTCCAAGCAAAGACAG tgttGGCCGCTCCTCTGCTAAACAGCAGCTCCCCCACTAACAGCAGCATTGTGGTGATCTGGGCTCCGGTACCGAACGCCACACTCTACAGCATCAGCATTATTCGTGACGGCTCATACCAGCAGAGTCGCCTCAACACCAGCAACACCAACGTGACCTTCAGCAACCTGGAGGCCGGCACTAACTACTGCATCAAAGCTAATGCCTGGAGTCCACAAAGCGTGCCTGGGGATGACTACACCATATGCCAGATCACCC GTCCTCCTACGCCTCAGTCCATTGTACTGGTGAGCACGGCAGGGAACGGTGTAGTGGGTCTGTCAGCGTCCTGGGCTCCTGCTCAGGGAGCCAATCGGTACTTAGCCATGAGCTCGGCTGGACTGAACTGCTCGTCTGCATCGACTTCCTGTACTCTGAGTCCACTGAGCTGCGGACAGATCCATTATATCTCTGTAACTGCCTTTAACCAAGCTGGACCGAGCCAATCCTCAGGGTCGCAGCGTTACATTTCAT TCCCCTGTCCTCCAGAGCCGGTCCATGTGGATGACATCGGACGCGGTAACTGCTCCCTGTCCTGGAACCCCGTGTCCTACGTTGACTATTACACCGCTTTCAGCAAGAGAGACGACGGTATCGAAGAGATGTGTAACTCCACGGGCACTTCCTGTAACTTCAGCTGCCACTGCGGCTACTCCTACATCCTGAGTGTGTTCGCTAACAACCAAGCTGGAGCCAGTCCTCCAGGACCCCTCCTAAATCAAACCACCG TCCCGTGCTGTCCGACGAACGTGACCGTTTCTAGAATTTCCTGGGAGTCCCTGATGATCACATGGATTCCGGTGCGAGGGGCAGACATGTACAAAGTGCAGGCTGTGGACTCTTCTAAAAACACAGTGCTGTGTAATGACACCTCACCTGAGTGTGTGCTCTCTGATCTCAACTGCAACACCAGGTACAATGTCCTCGTCTGTCCCTGCAATGAAGAACAGGGGTGCAATTGCTCCTGCAATACCCCGACACAAGAAACAg CTCCCTGTATGCCTGAGAGAGTGACTGTAAGTCCGATTAACTCGTCCTCCATCAATGTCACCTGGACGTCCACTAACAACGCCGCCAACTACACCGTCAATGTGATTGGATCAGCAGGTGGCCgcctcacctgtcaatcaagcACGACATTCTGTCAGGTGAACGGATTATTATGTGGCTCCTCCTATCAGGTCACCTCCACTGCCTCCACGGCCGCCGGACTGAGCATGCCCAGTTACAGCGTGTACTTCCAGACAG CTCCATGCTGTCCAGCCACTTTGAGCGTCACTCAGGTGAACCAGGCGATGAGTAACGTCACCTGGTCAGCTGCTCAGGGAGCTCAGTCGTTTATAGCGTCGCTGAACTCGTCGCGAGGCAACGCCGCATGTCACACCACGCAGACCAACTGCCTGATAGGATGCATCACTTGTGGAACAAACCACACTGTCTCGCTACAGGCCATCAGCTCTGGGGGAAACAAGACAGTATGCACGTACCATGGCTTCTCCACCA GTGTGTGCTGTCCTTCAAGAATCCGTCTTTACACACGCCTCAATAATACCCTGCGTGTTTCATGGTGGTCCTCGAGCTCCTCCAGTAACTTCACAGCCCAGGTGACAGGTGGAGGCCGGGCCTATGCTTGCAGCCCCGCACCGGGACAGAGTATGTGTGACGTCTCAGAGGTCACGTGTGGTGATGTGTACACAGTCATTGTGGCACCCATAAACCCAGACGGAACCGTGGTGCCGTTCTGTCCCAGTAGGATGTACTCCG TTTATTGCTCAGGCAGAGATATCGGAATGG TACTCTATCGAGGAAAGAGAAGTCTGGATTAG
- the stxbp3 gene encoding syntaxin-binding protein 3 isoform X1, whose translation MAAGAEHGLKKIVWQRIKDTIIADCRKSEVWKIMMLDRFTTRLLSSCCKMADLMSEGITIVEDLLKTREPVLEMKAIYFMSPTAECVDALINDFKLKPKYKAAYVYFTDYCPDELFNKMKQFCAKHIKVCKEINISFLPLETQVFTCDKPKAFESIYSSNSQDRGLTLETIADQVVSLCATLDEYPGVRYRKDSVADYAKLLAELVDNKLARYYELDDSSKKKEKTQAQLIIIDRGFDPVSPILHELTYQAMVYDLIPINNDTYRYKAKDGSEKEALLNDNDELWMKLRHMHIAEVTAQIPKLVKEISANKKQSDGKISIGGLAQLMKQMPSFRKHISQKTVHLTLAEDCMDKFNNSVEKLCKAEQDLAVGADVEGQKVKDPMRTLLPILLHPHSTHDKIRAVLLYIFSLNGTTEENLNKLIQHVKIEAEPEYITNWKDLGVPIISSQSMFSFRKPTRRDRSQEETYNLSRWTPVIKDVMEDVVDNKLDTRDWPHQSECPSAWNGSRAVSARQKHKPSSPDDHRSGSRLIIFILGGVSYSEMRCAYEVSKAKSCEVIIGSTHILTPTNLLKDIRDLSKKSMETFTIVDEKASC comes from the exons atgGCAGCCGGGGCAGAGCACGGGCTGAAGAAAATAGTTTGGCAAA GGATCAAGGACACTATTATCGCAGACTGCAGAAAATCAGAAGTATGGAAG ATAATGATGCTGGACAGGTTCACCACACGGCTCCTGTCGTCGTGCTGTAAAATGGCTGACCTGATGTCTGAGGGCATCACTA TTGTGGAGGATTTGCTTAAAACTAGAGAGCCAGTCCTGGAGATGAAGGCTATCTACTTCATGTCTCCTACTGCCGAG TGCGTAGATGCATTGATAAACGACTTCAAGCTCAAACCCAAGTACAAAGCTGCATACGTGTACTTCACTGACT attgtcCAGATGAGCTGTTCAACAAAATGAAACAGTTCTGTGCAAAACACATCAAAGTGTGTAAAGAGATCAACATCTCCTTCCTTCCCTTAGAGACTCAG GTGTTTACCTGTGATAAACCTAAGGCCTTCGAAAGCATCTACAGCAGTAACAGTCAGGATCGAGGGCTAACCCTAGAGACCATCGCAGATCAAGTCGTCAGTCTGTGCGCCACCCTGGATGAGTACCCTGGCGTCCGATACAGGAA GGACTCGGTGGCGGATTATGCTAAATTGCTGGCTGAGCTTGTGGACAACAAACTAGCCCGATATTATGAGCTGGACGACAGCAGCAAGAAGAAG GAAAAGACCCAAGCTCAGCTAATCATCATCGACCGTGGGTTTGACCCCGTGAGCCCGATACTGCACGAGCTGACCTATCAGGCCATGGTTTACGACCTTATACCCATCAATAATGACACCTACAG GTACAAAGCGAAGGACGGATCCGAGAAAGAAGCGTTACTGAACGATAATGACGAGCTATGGATGAAGCTGCGACACATGCACATCGCTGAGGTCACCGC GCAAATTCCCAAACTGGTGAAGGAGATCTCTGCTAACAAGAAGCAGTCTGATGGGAAG ATTTCGATAGGAGGTTTAGCCCAGCTCATGAAGCAGATGCCCTCGTTCCGTAAACATATCTCTCAG AAAACGGTTCATCTCACTCTAGCAGAGGACTGCATGGACAAGTTCAACAATTCCGTGGAGAAGCTGTGCAAAGCTGAGCAG GACCTTGCCGTCGGTGCTGACGTAGAAGGTCAGAAGGTGAAGGACCCTATGAGGACACTGCTGCCCATCTTGCTGCACCCCCACAGCACCCATGACAAGATCCGTGCCGTGCTGCTCTACATCTTCAGCCTCAACG GAACAACAGAGGAGAACCTGAATAAGTTAATTCAGCACGTGAAGATTGAGGCAGAGCCAGAGTACATCACCAACTGGAAAGACTTAGGGGTGCCTATCATCAGCTCG CAGAGTATGTTCTCTTTCCGGAAGCCGACCAGAAGAGATCGGTCGCAGGAGGAGACGTACAACCTCTCAAGATGGACGCCGGTTATCaaggatgtgatggag GACGTGGTGGACAATAAGTTGGACACGAGAGATTGGCCGCACCAGTCCGAGTGTCCGTCTGCATGGAATGGATCTCGAGCTGTGAG CGCACGGCAAAAACATAAGCCGAGCTCCCCGGATGACCACAGGAGCGGCTCCCgcctcatcatcttcatcctggGCGGAGTCAGCTACTCAGAGATGCGCTGTGCCTACGAGGTCTCCAAAGCCAAGTCCTGTGAAGTCATCATCG GTTCCACTCACATCCTGACTCCCACCAACCTGCTGAAGGACATTCGAGACCTGAGCAAAAAATCCATGGAGACTTTCACAATAGTGGACGAGAAAGCCAGCTGCTGA
- the stxbp3 gene encoding syntaxin-binding protein 3 isoform X2 — protein MMLDRFTTRLLSSCCKMADLMSEGITIVEDLLKTREPVLEMKAIYFMSPTAECVDALINDFKLKPKYKAAYVYFTDYCPDELFNKMKQFCAKHIKVCKEINISFLPLETQVFTCDKPKAFESIYSSNSQDRGLTLETIADQVVSLCATLDEYPGVRYRKDSVADYAKLLAELVDNKLARYYELDDSSKKKEKTQAQLIIIDRGFDPVSPILHELTYQAMVYDLIPINNDTYRYKAKDGSEKEALLNDNDELWMKLRHMHIAEVTAQIPKLVKEISANKKQSDGKISIGGLAQLMKQMPSFRKHISQKTVHLTLAEDCMDKFNNSVEKLCKAEQDLAVGADVEGQKVKDPMRTLLPILLHPHSTHDKIRAVLLYIFSLNGTTEENLNKLIQHVKIEAEPEYITNWKDLGVPIISSQSMFSFRKPTRRDRSQEETYNLSRWTPVIKDVMEDVVDNKLDTRDWPHQSECPSAWNGSRAVSARQKHKPSSPDDHRSGSRLIIFILGGVSYSEMRCAYEVSKAKSCEVIIGSTHILTPTNLLKDIRDLSKKSMETFTIVDEKASC, from the exons ATGATGCTGGACAGGTTCACCACACGGCTCCTGTCGTCGTGCTGTAAAATGGCTGACCTGATGTCTGAGGGCATCACTA TTGTGGAGGATTTGCTTAAAACTAGAGAGCCAGTCCTGGAGATGAAGGCTATCTACTTCATGTCTCCTACTGCCGAG TGCGTAGATGCATTGATAAACGACTTCAAGCTCAAACCCAAGTACAAAGCTGCATACGTGTACTTCACTGACT attgtcCAGATGAGCTGTTCAACAAAATGAAACAGTTCTGTGCAAAACACATCAAAGTGTGTAAAGAGATCAACATCTCCTTCCTTCCCTTAGAGACTCAG GTGTTTACCTGTGATAAACCTAAGGCCTTCGAAAGCATCTACAGCAGTAACAGTCAGGATCGAGGGCTAACCCTAGAGACCATCGCAGATCAAGTCGTCAGTCTGTGCGCCACCCTGGATGAGTACCCTGGCGTCCGATACAGGAA GGACTCGGTGGCGGATTATGCTAAATTGCTGGCTGAGCTTGTGGACAACAAACTAGCCCGATATTATGAGCTGGACGACAGCAGCAAGAAGAAG GAAAAGACCCAAGCTCAGCTAATCATCATCGACCGTGGGTTTGACCCCGTGAGCCCGATACTGCACGAGCTGACCTATCAGGCCATGGTTTACGACCTTATACCCATCAATAATGACACCTACAG GTACAAAGCGAAGGACGGATCCGAGAAAGAAGCGTTACTGAACGATAATGACGAGCTATGGATGAAGCTGCGACACATGCACATCGCTGAGGTCACCGC GCAAATTCCCAAACTGGTGAAGGAGATCTCTGCTAACAAGAAGCAGTCTGATGGGAAG ATTTCGATAGGAGGTTTAGCCCAGCTCATGAAGCAGATGCCCTCGTTCCGTAAACATATCTCTCAG AAAACGGTTCATCTCACTCTAGCAGAGGACTGCATGGACAAGTTCAACAATTCCGTGGAGAAGCTGTGCAAAGCTGAGCAG GACCTTGCCGTCGGTGCTGACGTAGAAGGTCAGAAGGTGAAGGACCCTATGAGGACACTGCTGCCCATCTTGCTGCACCCCCACAGCACCCATGACAAGATCCGTGCCGTGCTGCTCTACATCTTCAGCCTCAACG GAACAACAGAGGAGAACCTGAATAAGTTAATTCAGCACGTGAAGATTGAGGCAGAGCCAGAGTACATCACCAACTGGAAAGACTTAGGGGTGCCTATCATCAGCTCG CAGAGTATGTTCTCTTTCCGGAAGCCGACCAGAAGAGATCGGTCGCAGGAGGAGACGTACAACCTCTCAAGATGGACGCCGGTTATCaaggatgtgatggag GACGTGGTGGACAATAAGTTGGACACGAGAGATTGGCCGCACCAGTCCGAGTGTCCGTCTGCATGGAATGGATCTCGAGCTGTGAG CGCACGGCAAAAACATAAGCCGAGCTCCCCGGATGACCACAGGAGCGGCTCCCgcctcatcatcttcatcctggGCGGAGTCAGCTACTCAGAGATGCGCTGTGCCTACGAGGTCTCCAAAGCCAAGTCCTGTGAAGTCATCATCG GTTCCACTCACATCCTGACTCCCACCAACCTGCTGAAGGACATTCGAGACCTGAGCAAAAAATCCATGGAGACTTTCACAATAGTGGACGAGAAAGCCAGCTGCTGA
- the rabggta gene encoding geranylgeranyl transferase type-2 subunit alpha: protein MHGRVKVKSTAQQEEEKRKEREKKLKVYLTVRDAIFKKRSNSELDEEALQLTQQLLASNPDFATLWNYRREIFLHLETVKEEEEMQKLYEAELLFIEACLKVNPKSYGSWHHRGWVSYRLPRPDWKRELVLCDRCLSLDDRNFHCWDYRRLVVKVSGVSVEQELQFTDRLIGSNFSNYSSWHYRSTLLPLLHPQPASDPAPACQKHTHTPTVPTASPQTHGHRVCEEQLLKEYELVQNAVFTDPNDQSAWFYYRWLLGRAEREEVISCVYVSREGERVAVAFSKPVNVVSLMLVLDGQPQQQVEWRSVHPRFRHSPVWLCELPPSSISDINNEHNLTVHWMEKHTQRDCALYTGRTESWCRDSATDQELFRSELSVEKTSVLQSELQSCTQLLELEPQNKWCLLTIILLMRALDPLGHEKETLAHFQTLKEVDPMRSSYYSDLCSKFLIENTILKMEYAEVRVFSLSDKNLSTLCHLDQLLLVTHINLCSNQLMKLPPQFAMLHCLEVLEADDNAIENLEGLYHLPNLEEVSLKNNQISKISDLSPLATCPKLTRLDLRGNPVTKTADIEAELAKLLPSLTDLLL from the exons ATG CACGGTCGAGTGAAGGTAAAGTCCACTGCTCAgcaggaagaggagaagaggaaagagcgagagaagaAACTGAAAGTGTACCTGACGGTTCGAGATGCCATCTTCAAAAAG agGAGTAATAGCGAGCTGGATGAAGAAGCTCTCCAGCTCACGCAGCAGCTCCTGGCTTCTAACCCAGACTTTGCCACGCTCTGGAACTACAGGAGAGAAATCTTTCTGCACCTCGAGACTGTCAA agaggaggaagagatgcAGAAACTGTATGAAGCTGAGCTGCTCTTCATCGAGGCGTGTCTGAAAGTGAACCCCAAGTCGTACGGCAGCTGGCATCACCGCGGCTGGGTGTCGTACCGCCTCCCAAGACCCGACTGGAAGAGAGAGCTCGTCCTGTGTGACCGCTGCCTCAGCCTGGACGACCGAAACT ttcacTGTTGGGATTACCGCCGCTTGGTGGTGAAGGTGTCCGGAGTTTCTGTGGAACAGGAGCTCCAGTTTACAGATCGTCTGATTGGCTCAAACTTTTCCAACTACTCAAGCTGGCACTACCGGAGCACACTGCTGCCCCTCCTGCACCCGCAACCCGCATCTGATCCGGCGCCAGCctgccaaaaacacacacacactcccacagtGCCCACGGCCTCACCTCAGACGCACGGGCACCGAGTGTGTGAGGAGCAGCTGCTAAAAG AATATGAACTGGTGCAGAATGCCGTCTTCACAGACCCAAATGACCAGAGCGCATGGTTCTATTACCGCTGGCTCCTGGGGCGag CTGAGCGTGAGGAGGTGATtagctgtgtgtatgtgagcagagagggagagcgagtcGCTGTGGCTTTCTCCAAACCTGTTAAC gttgttagtttgatgttggtgttagATGGTCAGCCTCAGCAGCAGGTGGAGTGGAGGAGTGTTCACCCTCGATTTCGCCACAGCCCCGTCTGG ttgtGCGAGCTTCCTCCCAGCTCCATCAGCGACATCAACAATGAACACAACCTGACGGTGCACTGgatggagaaacacacacaacgaGACTGTGCTCTctatacag GTCGGACGGAGAGTTGGTGCAGAGACTCTGCCACGGATCAGGAGCTCTTCag gagtgAGCTGTCTGTAGAGAAGACGTCAGTTCTCCAGTCTGAGCTCCAGTCCTGTACTCAGCtcctggaactggagcctcagAATAAAT GGTGCCTTTTAACTATAATCCTCCTGATGAGAGCTCTGGATCCTCTAGGTCACGAGAAAGAGACACTCGCTCATTTCCAGACACTGAAG GAAGTGGACCCCATGCGAAGCTCCTACTACAGCGATCTCTGCAGTAAGTTTCTGATCGAGAACACTATCCTGAAAATGGAGTACGCTGAGGTACGGGTCTTCAGCCTGTCGGATAAG AACCTGAGCACGCTTTGCCACCTGGACCAGCTCCTATTGGTCACTCATATCAACCTGTGCTCCAATCAGCTCATGAAGCTGCCGCCGCAGTTCGCCATGCTGCACTGTCTCGAG GTTCTGGAGGCTGATGATAACGCCATAGAGAATCTGGAGGGACTGTACCATCTGCCCAACCTGGAGGAGGTGTCTTTGAAAAACAATC AAATCTCAAAAATCTCTGACCTATCGCCACTCGCAACGTGTCCGAAGCTCACCAGGCTAGATCTCCGTGGCAACCCGGTCACCAAGACCGCCGATATCGAGGCAGAGCTAGCCAAGCTGCTACCATCACTTACTGACCTTCTACTCTGA